A single genomic interval of Cucumis sativus cultivar 9930 chromosome 7, Cucumber_9930_V3, whole genome shotgun sequence harbors:
- the LOC101208928 gene encoding serine/arginine-rich-splicing factor SR34 isoform X1, producing MSSRASRTVYVGNLPGDIREKEVEDLFYKYGRIAHIDLKVPPRPPGYAFVEFEDAEDAQDAIRGRDGYDFDGHRLRVELAHGGRGHSSSNDRYSSHGGSRGGRGVSRRSDYRVLVTGLPSSASWQDLKDHMRRAGDVCFSQVFRDGSGTTGIVDYTNYDDMKYAIKKLDDSEFRNAFSRAYVRVREYDSKRDLSRSPSRGRSYSRGRSYSRSRSRGRSRSKSHSRSKSPKAKPSQRSPVKSRSRSASPPRSRSKSSSLSGSRSRSRSPVPNREKRTSKSPKRRDASKSPSRSRSRSRSKSKSKSKSPSR from the exons ATGAGTAGCCGTGCTAGCAGGACGGTCTATGTCGGAAATCTTCCGGGTGATATCCGTGAAAAAGAAGTGGAAGATTTGTTTTACAAG TATGGTCGCATAGCCCACATTGATCTCAAGGTTCCACCAAGACCGCCTGGTTATGCATTTGTTGAG TTTGAAGATGCCGAAGATGCTCAAGATGCGATTCGTGGCCGTGATGGCTATGATTTTGATGGGCATAGATTGCGT GTGGAACTTGCTCATGGTGGTCGTGGTCACTCATCATCTAATGATCGCTATAGTAGTCATGGAGGTAGCCGAGGTGGGCGTGGAGTATCTCGCCGCTCTGATTATCGTG TATTAGTCACAGGATTACCTTCTTCTGCTTCATGGCAAGACTTGAAG GATCACATGCGACGAGCGGGGGATGTTTGTTTCTCCCAAGTGTTTCGTGATGGTAGTG GGACCACAGGGATTGTGGATTACACCAACTATGATGACATGAAGTATGCT ATTAAGAAACTCGATGACTCTGAGTTCCGCAATGCATTTTCCCGGGCGTATGTTCGT GTGAGAGAATATGATTCTAAGAGGGATCTCTCCAGGAGTCCTAGTCGTGGGCGGTCATACTCTAGAGGGAGGAGTTATAGTCGCAGCCGTAGTAGAGGCCGAAGTAGGAGCAAGAGCCACAGTAGGAG CAAGTCTCCAAAAGCTAAACCTTCCCAACGGTCCCCTGTTAAATCTCGATCAAGGTCTGCTTCCCCCCCACGCTCACGATCAAAGTCATCATCTCTCTCAGG ATCGCGATCAAGATCCAGGTCTCCGGTGCCCAAT CGTGAGAAACGTACTAGTAAAAGTCCCAAAAGGCGTGATGCTAGCAAAAGCCCTAGCAGGAGCAGGAGCAGGAGCCGAAGCAAGAGCAAAAGCAAGAGCAAGAGTCCTTCTCG ATGA
- the LOC101208928 gene encoding serine/arginine-rich-splicing factor SR34 isoform X2, protein MSSRASRTVYVGNLPGDIREKEVEDLFYKYGRIAHIDLKVPPRPPGYAFVEFEDAEDAQDAIRGRDGYDFDGHRLRVELAHGGRGHSSSNDRYSSHGGSRGGRGVSRRSDYRVLVTGLPSSASWQDLKDHMRRAGDVCFSQVFRDGSGIVDYTNYDDMKYAIKKLDDSEFRNAFSRAYVRVREYDSKRDLSRSPSRGRSYSRGRSYSRSRSRGRSRSKSHSRSKSPKAKPSQRSPVKSRSRSASPPRSRSKSSSLSGSRSRSRSPVPNREKRTSKSPKRRDASKSPSRSRSRSRSKSKSKSKSPSR, encoded by the exons ATGAGTAGCCGTGCTAGCAGGACGGTCTATGTCGGAAATCTTCCGGGTGATATCCGTGAAAAAGAAGTGGAAGATTTGTTTTACAAG TATGGTCGCATAGCCCACATTGATCTCAAGGTTCCACCAAGACCGCCTGGTTATGCATTTGTTGAG TTTGAAGATGCCGAAGATGCTCAAGATGCGATTCGTGGCCGTGATGGCTATGATTTTGATGGGCATAGATTGCGT GTGGAACTTGCTCATGGTGGTCGTGGTCACTCATCATCTAATGATCGCTATAGTAGTCATGGAGGTAGCCGAGGTGGGCGTGGAGTATCTCGCCGCTCTGATTATCGTG TATTAGTCACAGGATTACCTTCTTCTGCTTCATGGCAAGACTTGAAG GATCACATGCGACGAGCGGGGGATGTTTGTTTCTCCCAAGTGTTTCGTGATGGTAGTG GGATTGTGGATTACACCAACTATGATGACATGAAGTATGCT ATTAAGAAACTCGATGACTCTGAGTTCCGCAATGCATTTTCCCGGGCGTATGTTCGT GTGAGAGAATATGATTCTAAGAGGGATCTCTCCAGGAGTCCTAGTCGTGGGCGGTCATACTCTAGAGGGAGGAGTTATAGTCGCAGCCGTAGTAGAGGCCGAAGTAGGAGCAAGAGCCACAGTAGGAG CAAGTCTCCAAAAGCTAAACCTTCCCAACGGTCCCCTGTTAAATCTCGATCAAGGTCTGCTTCCCCCCCACGCTCACGATCAAAGTCATCATCTCTCTCAGG ATCGCGATCAAGATCCAGGTCTCCGGTGCCCAAT CGTGAGAAACGTACTAGTAAAAGTCCCAAAAGGCGTGATGCTAGCAAAAGCCCTAGCAGGAGCAGGAGCAGGAGCCGAAGCAAGAGCAAAAGCAAGAGCAAGAGTCCTTCTCG ATGA
- the LOC101222861 gene encoding pectinesterase inhibitor 6 codes for MLRAPSRRASIIALLALISILPWLTHSAKTSYVQEACRVTRHQDLCIQSLSPFSSAAKRSPTKWARAGVSVTITEAKKVAGLLGRLKNNKRMKGRNRAAVLDCVEVFEAAIDELHRSLGVLRRLSRRNFDAQMGDLTTWVSAALTDEDTCVEGFEGEEGKVVTLLRNRVVKVGYITSNALALVNKLAASSFETTINM; via the coding sequence atgTTGCGTGCACCCAGTAGAAGAGCATCAATCATAGCCCTTTTGGCCCTCATCTCCATTCTCCCATGGCTGACCCACTCCGCCAAAACGAGCTATGTCCAAGAAGCCTGCAGGGTAACACGACACCAAGATCTCTGCATTCAATCCCTGTCCCCATTTTCAAGCGCCGCCAAGCGCAGCCCAACAAAATGGGCTCGAGCGGGGGTGTCGGTGACAATAACAGAGGCAAAAAAAGTAGCAGGACTCTTGGGGAGGTTGAAGAACAACAAGCGGATGAAGGGGAGAAACAGGGCAGCAGTTTTGGACTGTGTGGAGGTGTTTGAAGCCGCCATTGATGAGCTTCACAGGTCCCTTGGGGTTCTTAGAAGATTGAGTAGAAGGAATTTTGACGCACAAATGGGGGATCTAACAACTTGGGTCAGCGCTGCACTGACCGATGAAGATACTTGCGTTGAAGGATTTGAAGGTGAAGAGGGAAAAGTAGTGACTTTGCTAAGGAATCGAGTGGTGAAAGTTGGTTATATTACGAGCAATGCACTTGCTTTGGTTAACAAATTGGCAGCCTCTAGTTTTGAAACTACAATAAATATGTAA